Proteins encoded together in one Sinorhizobium sp. B11 window:
- a CDS encoding Gfo/Idh/MocA family oxidoreductase: MRLLILGTGGMANQHAANFKAIDGVSVVGGVDVVPERLAAFCSEHGIPNHFSSLEEALAWGEFDAVANVTPDRIHHPTTLQAIAAGKHVFCEKPLATDAIKAMEMTDAIEKAGKVGMVNFTYRNSPALQKGRQMVLAGEIGEVRHVEASHLQSWLVGRHWGDWKTESKWLWRLSKKHGSNGALGDIGIHIVDFASYGSGLDVAHVFARLKTFNKAPGHKIGEYDLDANDSFTMNVDFTTGAIGTIQATRTAAGQMDQLRLRVYGETGSVEMIYDTGKSTLRACLGEDVHTATWRDIPFDPVETNYQRFVQAVRVGKTQEPSFRRAANIQKVLDKALASDASHRDEALG; encoded by the coding sequence GTCGACGTCGTTCCCGAACGGCTGGCGGCATTCTGTTCGGAACACGGCATTCCCAACCATTTCAGTTCGCTGGAAGAAGCTCTTGCGTGGGGCGAGTTCGATGCCGTTGCCAACGTCACGCCTGACCGCATTCACCACCCGACGACGCTTCAGGCGATCGCTGCGGGTAAACACGTCTTCTGCGAAAAGCCGTTGGCGACTGACGCCATCAAGGCGATGGAAATGACCGATGCCATCGAAAAGGCCGGCAAGGTCGGCATGGTCAACTTCACCTATCGCAATTCTCCCGCCCTGCAGAAAGGCCGGCAGATGGTCCTTGCCGGCGAGATCGGCGAGGTGCGACATGTCGAGGCATCGCACCTGCAGAGCTGGCTCGTCGGTCGTCATTGGGGCGATTGGAAAACAGAGAGCAAATGGCTGTGGCGGCTCAGCAAGAAGCACGGCTCGAACGGCGCGCTCGGCGATATCGGCATCCATATCGTCGATTTCGCGTCCTACGGGTCGGGATTGGACGTCGCCCATGTGTTTGCGCGGCTCAAGACCTTCAACAAGGCACCGGGCCACAAGATCGGTGAATATGATCTCGATGCGAATGACAGCTTCACGATGAATGTCGACTTCACGACCGGGGCGATTGGCACCATCCAGGCGACGCGAACCGCGGCCGGCCAGATGGATCAGTTGCGTCTCCGTGTCTATGGCGAGACAGGGTCGGTCGAGATGATCTACGATACAGGAAAGTCGACGCTTCGCGCCTGCCTTGGTGAAGACGTTCACACTGCCACATGGCGCGATATTCCCTTCGACCCGGTCGAAACCAATTACCAGCGCTTCGTGCAGGCGGTGAGGGTGGGCAAGACGCAGGAACCGTCGTTCCGCCGCGCAGCGAATATCCAGAAGGTGCTCGACAAGGCGCTTGCCTCGGATGCCAGTCACAGAGACGAGGCGCTTGGCTGA